One genomic region from Evansella sp. LMS18 encodes:
- a CDS encoding NAD(P)/FAD-dependent oxidoreductase, whose product MTDVIIIGAGPAGLSAAAVAAEKGLNVLVIDEYMKPGGRLLGQLYEEPDGSWWNGIEESAKLFNRVNQAGVTVKLQTPVNNIETTADGIWSVYTEEETFSTKHLLIATGAAEAPVPVPGWTLPGVMSVGAAQVITNVHRVKPGNRGVIIGINVLSAAIAMELKLAGVEVISLSLPGKNSMTEEAADPGKVLDSLLHVSHMAPSPLVRFGSRFMQNETMKKLGVSFFPKKGVKMWDIPVQLRKAVIEIYGENEVEGVVMANVTSDGEVITGTEEKITADFVCIAGGLYPLAELAAVAGCPFYLIDELGGYVPLHSEQMETTLKGLYVAGNITGIEGAKVAAAQGTTAGLTIASNSGIQGLDKEIQLSIQTIKQIRDKASIQFHPEVKKGREIIQEKWEEYARTLDGATEAEATSKAGTGT is encoded by the coding sequence ATGACTGATGTAATTATTATTGGAGCCGGGCCTGCAGGACTATCCGCTGCGGCCGTTGCTGCTGAAAAAGGTCTTAATGTACTTGTAATCGATGAATATATGAAACCGGGTGGGCGGCTTCTTGGCCAATTGTACGAAGAACCAGACGGCTCGTGGTGGAATGGTATAGAAGAATCAGCAAAGCTGTTTAACCGGGTCAACCAGGCGGGTGTAACTGTTAAACTGCAAACTCCAGTAAATAATATTGAAACTACAGCCGATGGGATATGGTCTGTTTACACAGAGGAAGAGACCTTTTCCACAAAGCATTTGCTCATTGCAACTGGTGCAGCTGAAGCCCCTGTTCCAGTTCCTGGATGGACACTCCCAGGAGTTATGTCCGTCGGGGCCGCACAAGTAATTACCAATGTACACAGAGTAAAACCAGGAAATCGCGGCGTGATTATTGGCATAAACGTATTATCAGCCGCAATTGCCATGGAACTTAAGCTTGCTGGAGTGGAAGTCATTTCTCTATCTTTGCCGGGAAAGAATTCTATGACGGAAGAGGCAGCCGATCCAGGGAAAGTTCTTGATTCTCTGCTTCATGTTTCGCATATGGCTCCTTCTCCCCTCGTTCGTTTCGGCAGCAGATTTATGCAAAATGAAACTATGAAAAAACTAGGTGTCTCCTTTTTTCCAAAAAAAGGAGTCAAGATGTGGGACATACCGGTACAGCTCAGAAAAGCTGTCATTGAAATATACGGGGAAAATGAAGTTGAGGGTGTAGTAATGGCTAATGTCACGTCAGACGGTGAGGTCATCACAGGCACCGAGGAAAAAATCACTGCTGATTTTGTCTGCATCGCCGGAGGCTTATATCCTCTTGCAGAGCTTGCAGCTGTCGCAGGCTGCCCGTTCTATTTGATTGATGAACTCGGTGGATATGTCCCATTACATAGTGAGCAGATGGAGACAACCTTGAAAGGCCTGTACGTTGCCGGAAATATTACCGGTATCGAAGGGGCCAAAGTTGCCGCTGCCCAGGGAACCACTGCAGGCCTAACTATTGCAAGTAACTCGGGAATTCAGGGATTGGATAAAGAAATCCAGCTCTCCATTCAAACTATTAAACAGATAAGAGACAAAGCCTCCATCCAGTTCCATCCGGAAGTTAAAAAAGGCAGAGAAATCATTCAGGAAAAATGGGAAGAATATGCCCGGACTTTGGACGGCGCTACTGAAGCAGAAGCGACTTCTAAGGCAGGAACAGGAACTTAG
- a CDS encoding aldehyde dehydrogenase family protein produces MANTQTIDLKPRVTAFLKEKTGLYINGEYVPSKGGKTIDVLNPATEERIAEVYEAEEEDINTAVAASRRAFDEGEWTKMDAAERSRLIYKFADLLEEHREELAQLETLDNGKPYSVALADDIDGTIQHFRYYAGWATKIEGKTVQVSPDYLNYIVHEPVGVVGQIIPWNFPLAMAAWKLGSALAVGCTVVIKPATETPLSLLYAANLFKEAGFPDGVVNVVPGTGRIAGEAIIRHRDIDKVAFTGSTAVGKSVMKQAADQIKGVTLELGGKSPAIILEDADLGEAIDGALAGTMYNHGQNCSACTRVYVHRSLYEEVLDGLAERANSITVGNGLNEETEMGPLVSQKQLETVLSYIEKGKEEGARLVAGGARAHDKGYFVQPTIFADVTDDMTISHEEIFGPVMAVCPFDSVEEVIRRANDSEYGLAASVWTMNVKKAHYIASKLQSGTVWINDFGLEWETMPFGGYKQSGIGREMGGEYGLANYTEIKSVFVNIKQK; encoded by the coding sequence ATGGCTAATACACAAACAATCGACTTGAAGCCCAGAGTGACCGCTTTTTTAAAGGAAAAAACAGGCCTTTATATTAACGGTGAGTATGTTCCATCTAAAGGGGGGAAGACCATTGATGTGCTCAACCCGGCAACGGAGGAGAGAATTGCTGAGGTTTATGAAGCTGAAGAAGAAGATATTAACACAGCAGTTGCTGCATCGCGACGGGCTTTTGATGAAGGTGAGTGGACGAAAATGGATGCAGCCGAACGTTCCCGGCTCATTTATAAATTCGCCGACCTGCTCGAAGAACACAGAGAAGAACTAGCGCAATTGGAAACACTGGATAACGGAAAGCCGTATTCCGTCGCTCTGGCAGATGATATCGATGGGACAATTCAGCACTTCCGCTACTATGCAGGCTGGGCAACGAAAATCGAAGGAAAAACTGTCCAGGTTTCCCCAGATTATCTTAACTATATCGTCCATGAACCTGTAGGGGTTGTAGGCCAGATCATTCCCTGGAACTTTCCACTTGCCATGGCGGCCTGGAAACTTGGCTCTGCACTTGCGGTCGGCTGTACAGTAGTCATTAAACCGGCAACGGAAACACCCCTTTCCCTATTATACGCAGCAAATTTATTTAAGGAGGCTGGTTTTCCGGACGGTGTGGTGAATGTGGTTCCAGGAACAGGGCGCATCGCAGGCGAAGCAATTATTCGTCACCGGGATATAGATAAAGTTGCCTTTACCGGTTCTACCGCCGTTGGGAAATCCGTAATGAAACAGGCAGCGGACCAGATTAAAGGCGTTACCCTTGAACTTGGCGGTAAATCCCCGGCAATTATTTTAGAAGATGCGGACTTAGGTGAAGCGATTGACGGGGCATTAGCCGGGACCATGTACAACCATGGGCAGAACTGCAGCGCCTGCACGAGAGTTTACGTCCACCGGTCCTTGTACGAAGAAGTATTGGATGGGCTCGCTGAACGGGCAAATTCCATAACAGTTGGGAACGGGCTCAACGAGGAAACTGAGATGGGTCCGCTCGTTTCCCAAAAACAGTTGGAAACTGTCCTTTCTTATATTGAAAAAGGGAAGGAAGAAGGAGCTCGCCTTGTTGCAGGGGGGGCACGTGCTCATGATAAAGGATACTTTGTCCAGCCAACCATTTTCGCCGACGTTACAGATGATATGACAATCTCCCACGAAGAAATTTTTGGACCAGTCATGGCTGTCTGTCCATTTGATTCCGTTGAAGAAGTTATTCGACGGGCAAACGACAGCGAATACGGACTGGCAGCCAGCGTCTGGACAATGAATGTGAAAAAAGCACACTATATAGCCAGTAAACTCCAATCTGGAACAGTCTGGATCAACGATTTCGGCCTCGAATGGGAAACTATGCCTTTCGGCGGCTACAAGCAATCGGGGATCGGCCGCGAAATGGGAGGAGAATATGGACTCGCCAACTACACTGAAATAAAAAGCGTATTCGTAAACATAAAACAAAAGTAA